In Archangium violaceum, the following are encoded in one genomic region:
- a CDS encoding RibD family protein, with product MNGAKRPYVICHMVPSVDGRIVTGSWKLPPSAHAEYERTARTFDADAWMIGRISMEPYAGKARVPARKVSQPIPRTDFIARRDAESYAIALDPSGKLTWKSSSIDEEHVITVLTEKVSDDYLAFLQSKGVSYLFGGKTDLNLKKVLEKLRKEFGIKKLLLEGGGKINGSFLAADLIDELSVLVAPIADGAIGTPSLFDARAGKGPARHLKLVSFEKRTGDLLWLRYKPKR from the coding sequence CCCTCCGTCGATGGGCGGATCGTCACCGGGAGTTGGAAGCTCCCGCCCAGCGCCCATGCCGAGTACGAGCGTACGGCCCGGACCTTCGACGCCGATGCGTGGATGATCGGCCGGATTTCGATGGAGCCCTACGCCGGGAAGGCAAGGGTTCCAGCGCGCAAGGTGTCACAGCCGATTCCGAGGACGGACTTCATCGCGAGGCGCGATGCGGAGTCCTATGCCATCGCGCTGGACCCCTCCGGCAAGCTCACCTGGAAGTCGAGCTCCATCGACGAGGAGCACGTGATTACGGTCCTCACGGAGAAGGTCTCGGACGACTACCTGGCCTTCCTTCAATCCAAGGGCGTCTCCTACCTGTTTGGTGGCAAGACGGACTTGAACCTGAAGAAGGTGCTCGAGAAGCTCAGGAAGGAGTTCGGCATCAAGAAGCTGCTCCTCGAGGGCGGAGGGAAGATCAATGGCTCCTTCCTGGCCGCGGACCTCATCGACGAGCTGAGCGTGCTGGTGGCGCCCATCGCGGACGGTGCCATCGGCACCCCGTCGCTCTTCGATGCGAGAGCGGGAAAGGGGCCCGCTCGCCACCTGAAGCTGGTCTCCTTCGAGAAGCGCACGGGCGACCTGCTCTGGCTGCGCTACAAGCCGAAGCGCTGA